The segment CTTCCAGTCGACACCGGTGTAGTGGGACAACCTCAGTTTCGCCAGGGCAGCGACACGTTCACCGGTCTAGAACTTCGGTACAACCTGCGCACCCAGCGAGGGCGCGTCGTCAACGCACAGACGCGCATTGAAGACGGCTACCTGCAGGCGCAGGTGGTCAAGGTTACCGAAGACAGCGTGCTGTACGTGCAGGGAGGTACCTATTCCACCTGTCCTTGCACCGGTGGCCGGGCTCCCTCCTACTCGCTCCGCACCAGCAAGATGAAAGTTGAAGGACGATGGATCTACACGGGTCCTATTCAGCTCTATCTGTTCAATATTCCAACCCCATTCTGGCTACCTTTTGGGTTCCTGCCGGCCATTGAAGGCCGCCGAAGTGGTCCGTTGCCAGTGCAATACGGCGAAGACGAACGCGGCTTTTATCTGCGCGGCTGGGGCTGGTACTGGGCCATCAGTGACTACATGGACCTGCAGATCCGCGGAGGCATCTGGACAAAAGGGAGCTGGCAGATCAGCCCGCTGTTTCGCTACGCCAAACGCTACGCCTTCAACGGCCAGCTCATGCTCGATTACTTGCACAACCGCCGTGGCGAAAAAGGAGACCCCGACTTCACCGTCACCAACACCCTTTCGTTTCGCTGGACGCATAACCAGACGCTTGGCCCTTCAACCACCTTCTCGGCCAATGTTAACCTGACAAGCTCCAGCTACCTGCGCGCCATTTCCGAACGCTACAACGACCGCGTACGCCAGACCATCTCTTCCAGCATTCGCTACAGCAAGAACTGGCCGCAGGCAGGCCGCTCACTTAATCTGTCCCTCTCTCATCAGGAAGTGCTGACAACCGGTGCCGTGCAGCTCTCCTTTCCCCAGCTTTCCTTCTCCCAGCGGGCGTTTAAACCGTTTCGCCGGGGTACCAGTAGCCGAGAACGCTGGTACGAACGCATTACGGTTAGCTATAGCGGTACGCTGAGCAACCTGTTCAACTTCACCCCCCTTCCCGACGAAACGCTGCTGGCCCGTGGCGACACCAGCGCGTTGGACATTTCCTGGTACGACGCCCTCTTTTCACCCAGCGCCTACCGACGAGCAACCGGCCAGGAAATCCCCTTTCAATTTCGCGCCACCCATCGGATTCCGGTATCGGCCAGCTTCTCCATGCGCCGCCTGCCGGTGCTCAACCGACCGTTTCCGGTCACTTTCTCAACCAGCCTGAACTATCAGGAAGACTGGTTCATTCGCACCGAACGCCGAAGCATAGACAGCACCGGCCGCGTAGTAACCCGCTCTGTTCCCGGCTTCTTTGCGCTGCGCCAGTTCACCACCAGCCTTTCGGCCTCGACTACCATTTACGGGCTGTTTCCCGTTCGCCTTGGTCCCTTTGAAGGCCTGCGGCATACAGTGCGCCCCAGCCTGAGCGTCGCCTACCGCCCCGACTTTTCCTCGGACTTCTGGGGCTACATGCGTACCTACCAGGACACGAGCGGCCGACAGATCCGCTATCCTATCGTCCCGGGTGTTCCAGTGGGACGCACCCAGAGCCTCTCATTTTCTCTGGGCAATGTGTTTGAAACCAAGCGGGTTCGCACCGACACCGCTGGCAACGTCCAGCGCCAGACGCTGCAACTGCTTACCGTGGATCTATCGACCAGCTACAATTTTGCTGCTGATTCGCTACGTCTGTCTCCCATCACCCTCAGCGCCCGCACGTCGGCACTGGGACCGCTGAGCCTGACCTCTTCCCTGGTGCTCTCGCCTTACGCGCTGGCTGCCGATGGTCGCCCGATCAACCGCTACGTGTTCGATCTGCGCAAGGGGCGCCTAGCCCGCATCACCAGCTTCCGGCTCAGCGCTTCACTGCGGCTCCGAAGCCGCACCCGTCCGCCTGCCGGCGAAGCCGCTCCCCCGCCTCGCGCCCGCTTTGGCGATCCTTTTAACCCCGATCCCCTTACAAGTCCCATCCCTTCACTGCTGGACCCAGCCCTCCATTACGCCGACTTTTCCATTCCCTGGTCGCTTAACCTGAACTTCAGCTATAGCATGAGTCGCCTGGCCCAACGCCTTACCCGCAGCGCTATCCTGAACCTATCCTTTGATTTCAACCTGACGCCTCGGTGGAAAATCCAAGGCCGCAGCGGCTACGATTTCGTCCGAAAAGAACTGGCCACCACCAGCCTGTTCATTGTGCGCGATCTGGGCTGCTGGCAAATGAGCCTTTCGTGGATTCCTTTTGGTCGCTACCAGTCCTATGGATTCGAGCTGTATGTCAAAAGTGGACGCCTGCGCGACCTGCTGCGCCTGCGGCAGCCGCGCTCAGACATCCGCGGCCGTTTCCGGCAACTGCTTTAACGCCTGCACCCGGACGGAGACGCTCCTTCTGATTACTTCAGCGCGTCGCGGCCTTTCTCTTCTCCCACCATGCTGCTCTTTTAATAGATCCGGCAACCCCTATGTCGCCAGCAAGACGATCTGCAGCGTTCTGCAGAGAAGCTATTTCTCCTCCCTACTCGCCCCGTGCCGTGTTATCGATTGCACTCTGCACCCAAAGAGGACGATCAGATCGACACAGTCATGCACCAGCGCAGGTGCACCCGCACAGGCACAGAGCCAACAGTTCGTTGGCTGGACGCACAGCCCATCGCCGGGGTACCGGTTCAAGAGGAGCACTCCTGTTGTTGGCTGCGAGCGCAGCGGCCGGTGCACCTGAGGCAAACGCGCCTTCTCCTCATGCCAGACGGCAACAGCGCTCCAGAAGTGTAGATTCAACGCTGCTACCCGGCTATCGGCGCATCAAAACAACCGGGAGCAGATGGACCAATTGATCTAACCTTCCGATTTATCCACATTTTTTACACAAATCTTTTCTTTAAACGCAGGTCTTGCTATTCTATGGAAAAGTCGTACGGGAACGCGGTTGTTCGAGGAGTTTTAGAGCCGTTCCTGCTATCCGTTCTTTTCACCAACGGGGTTCGGGCGCAACGTCCGTCCTCAGGTTATGGTTCGATTAGCCTTCTGGCATCGCTTTTCAAAAGCTACCCGCACTGACCGGAAGTTAGTGCGCCGGCTGGCTCGTCGGATTGAGGCCGACCGAACGCTGGCCGAAATGACCAGTGTGCACGTGTACGTCTTAGAAGGCCATGTAACGCTGTATGGCTTTGTTCGGGGCGAAGCGGCGCGCCGTCGGTTGTTAGAAGTGGTGCATGCGGTACCGGGCGTGCGTTCTGTGCAGGCCAGTTTGCAGGTATTGCCTGAGGAAGAACCTGCCTTGGTAGAAGCCTGAGCTAGTCAGGCGCGACGCATCCAGGCGTTGCGGACCCGCTCAAAACCCAGTCGGGCATAAAAGCCGGCTGAAATATCGGAGTCGCGCAACACCAGTTCCGTTCCTTTACATCGTTCCAGCACGGCTTCGATCAGCCGGCGTCCGATGCCGAGTCCTTGCACATCGGGTTCAACGGCCAGGTCGCACAGGTAACTGTAAAGCACGCCGTCGGTCAGCACCCGGGCGATACCGACCAGCCGCCCTTCGTGCCAGGCAGTCAGCACCAGGGAAGCGTTTTCGAACATCTGCCAGACGCGCCGAGGATCATCGACGGGCCGCAGGAGAGGCGCGCGCCGGTAGAGCGTCATGATGCGTCCGGGCGTCAGCCCCTCCAGCCCTTCCCGAATTTCCAGCGCCCCGGTTAGTTGCGTGCGGGCCGGCATAAATGCCTCCTCAGGCTGCGGTCACGCGCTGCAATGCCTGATTGACCTTATCTGCTACCTCTTTGAACAATGTGGCCGTTTCAATTTCCAGACCACTGGCTTCTAAAATGGCACGCGCTTCTTCCGCATTCGTGCCCTGCAGCCGCACAATCAGCGGAACATTGATCTGCACTTTACGGGCTGCCTCTACGATCCCACGGGCTACCCGGTCGCAACGCACAATGCCGCCAAAGATATTCACCAGAATGACTTTAACGTTCGGATCTTTCAGGATGATGCGGAAGCCCGCCTCCACCGTTTCCGGGCTGGCGCCACCTCCTACATCCAGGAAATTAGCGGGTTCACCGCCAGCCAGTTTAATCA is part of the Rhodothermus profundi genome and harbors:
- a CDS encoding putative LPS assembly protein LptD, coding for MPTTTPHAEGVHFSARDSLVLLLNTPQGDQGHLIGNARVQYRDIELTAYRIDLFFDQEELRATGLPVDTGVVGQPQFRQGSDTFTGLELRYNLRTQRGRVVNAQTRIEDGYLQAQVVKVTEDSVLYVQGGTYSTCPCTGGRAPSYSLRTSKMKVEGRWIYTGPIQLYLFNIPTPFWLPFGFLPAIEGRRSGPLPVQYGEDERGFYLRGWGWYWAISDYMDLQIRGGIWTKGSWQISPLFRYAKRYAFNGQLMLDYLHNRRGEKGDPDFTVTNTLSFRWTHNQTLGPSTTFSANVNLTSSSYLRAISERYNDRVRQTISSSIRYSKNWPQAGRSLNLSLSHQEVLTTGAVQLSFPQLSFSQRAFKPFRRGTSSRERWYERITVSYSGTLSNLFNFTPLPDETLLARGDTSALDISWYDALFSPSAYRRATGQEIPFQFRATHRIPVSASFSMRRLPVLNRPFPVTFSTSLNYQEDWFIRTERRSIDSTGRVVTRSVPGFFALRQFTTSLSASTTIYGLFPVRLGPFEGLRHTVRPSLSVAYRPDFSSDFWGYMRTYQDTSGRQIRYPIVPGVPVGRTQSLSFSLGNVFETKRVRTDTAGNVQRQTLQLLTVDLSTSYNFAADSLRLSPITLSARTSALGPLSLTSSLVLSPYALAADGRPINRYVFDLRKGRLARITSFRLSASLRLRSRTRPPAGEAAPPPRARFGDPFNPDPLTSPIPSLLDPALHYADFSIPWSLNLNFSYSMSRLAQRLTRSAILNLSFDFNLTPRWKIQGRSGYDFVRKELATTSLFIVRDLGCWQMSLSWIPFGRYQSYGFELYVKSGRLRDLLRLRQPRSDIRGRFRQLL
- a CDS encoding BON domain-containing protein; protein product: MVRLAFWHRFSKATRTDRKLVRRLARRIEADRTLAEMTSVHVYVLEGHVTLYGFVRGEAARRRLLEVVHAVPGVRSVQASLQVLPEEEPALVEA
- a CDS encoding GNAT family N-acetyltransferase; the encoded protein is MPARTQLTGALEIREGLEGLTPGRIMTLYRRAPLLRPVDDPRRVWQMFENASLVLTAWHEGRLVGIARVLTDGVLYSYLCDLAVEPDVQGLGIGRRLIEAVLERCKGTELVLRDSDISAGFYARLGFERVRNAWMRRA